One genomic window of Sulfurovum lithotrophicum includes the following:
- a CDS encoding 4-(cytidine 5'-diphospho)-2-C-methyl-D-erythritol kinase has translation MYSIRAYAKVNIFLKITGHENGYHTLLSRFMRVNDLYDTITIVPGTFDSFTLEGCKGVPLHSNTIYKAYEALLEPFPKLEDFFKSHKVVVEKSIPSQAGLGGGSSDAGAFMRLINSLSQNPLSTDALAKLGSGIGADVPFFVYNYPSANVRGFGEIVEPFRERPLQLELFTPDIGCDTAKVYQAYHKYLLRTLDPKSFFGWENIDSRTLLQLIADPIALNDLYPAALSTCPKLEKLDTKGWFFSGSGSTFFRVKD, from the coding sequence ATGTACAGCATCAGAGCATACGCAAAAGTAAACATTTTTTTGAAGATCACCGGCCATGAGAACGGCTATCATACTCTGCTCTCCCGCTTTATGCGCGTGAATGACCTTTACGATACCATCACTATTGTTCCCGGAACATTTGACAGTTTTACACTGGAAGGATGTAAAGGGGTGCCTCTACATTCCAATACGATATACAAAGCGTATGAAGCACTGCTCGAACCCTTCCCGAAACTTGAAGATTTCTTCAAGTCGCATAAAGTCGTGGTGGAAAAATCCATCCCCTCACAGGCGGGACTTGGCGGAGGCAGCTCTGATGCAGGGGCGTTCATGCGTCTTATAAATTCACTTTCACAAAACCCTCTCAGTACCGATGCACTGGCCAAACTCGGCAGCGGCATCGGGGCGGATGTTCCTTTTTTTGTCTACAACTATCCCAGTGCCAATGTACGCGGTTTTGGAGAGATCGTCGAGCCATTCAGAGAAAGACCCCTCCAACTGGAGCTTTTTACACCCGATATCGGATGTGACACAGCCAAAGTCTACCAAGCCTACCACAAGTACCTCTTGCGAACTTTGGACCCAAAATCCTTCTTCGGATGGGAAAACATAGATTCAAGAACGCTCCTACAGCTCATTGCAGACCCCATCGCCCTCAATGACCTCTATCCTGCAGCACTTTCCACCTGTCCCAAACTGGAAAAACTCGATACCAAAGGGTGGTTCTTCAGCGGCAGCGGTAGCACTTTCTTTCGTGTGAAGGACTAA
- the smpB gene encoding SsrA-binding protein SmpB, protein MCYNSGKTKQRQTLAINIVAQNKKARHDYEILEKFEAGIVLSGAEVKALRAKRTNLSDAFCRFIKGELYLMNAHIAHLETANKYFTPDTRAPRKLLLHKKELEKLYVKVHKDGLTIVPLMIYFNERNYAKVSIAIAKGKKLHDKRADMKAKTLDREAKTAMKNRSY, encoded by the coding sequence ATATGCTATAATTCCGGAAAAACAAAGCAAAGGCAGACATTGGCCATCAATATCGTAGCACAGAACAAAAAAGCCAGACACGATTATGAGATACTTGAAAAGTTCGAGGCGGGTATCGTCCTTTCAGGGGCAGAAGTAAAGGCCCTGCGTGCCAAACGCACCAACCTTTCCGATGCTTTCTGCCGTTTCATCAAGGGTGAACTCTATCTGATGAACGCCCATATCGCCCATCTTGAAACCGCCAACAAATATTTCACCCCCGATACCCGTGCCCCAAGGAAACTGCTTTTGCATAAAAAAGAACTGGAGAAACTTTATGTCAAAGTACACAAGGACGGCCTAACCATTGTGCCCCTGATGATCTATTTCAATGAACGCAATTACGCCAAAGTGAGCATTGCCATCGCCAAAGGGAAGAAGCTGCACGACAAGCGCGCGGACATGAAAGCCAAAACACTTGACAGGGAAGCCAAAACGGCGATGAAGAACCGCTCCTACTGA
- the trmD gene encoding tRNA (guanosine(37)-N1)-methyltransferase TrmD, whose amino-acid sequence MHFSFVTLFPNIIKGYFSDSILKRAIDDGKISIDFYNPRDLTIDKHNRVDAPMIGGGAGMLMTPQPLMDTLAKIKSESLSAHIVFLSPVAKPFKQNDAKRLAKKEHLVFVSGRYEGIDERVIEEHADELFSIGDFILTGGELASMVVCDAVARNVKGVLGNSVSLEVESFEASLLEAPSFTKPVNYENNEVVSEFLKGNHSKITDLKRGLALCKTKFFRPDLYKKKV is encoded by the coding sequence ATGCACTTTTCTTTCGTAACACTTTTCCCCAATATCATTAAGGGGTATTTCTCCGATTCCATTCTCAAACGTGCTATTGATGACGGGAAGATATCTATCGATTTCTACAACCCGCGCGACCTTACAATAGACAAGCACAATCGTGTCGATGCACCGATGATCGGCGGCGGAGCGGGCATGCTGATGACACCGCAGCCGCTGATGGATACACTTGCAAAGATCAAAAGTGAATCCCTTTCAGCCCATATCGTTTTTCTTTCTCCTGTTGCCAAACCTTTCAAGCAGAATGATGCAAAACGACTGGCAAAAAAAGAACATCTTGTTTTTGTCAGCGGACGCTACGAGGGGATCGATGAACGTGTCATAGAAGAACACGCGGATGAACTCTTTTCTATCGGTGATTTCATTCTGACGGGCGGAGAGCTGGCAAGTATGGTTGTATGCGATGCCGTGGCAAGAAATGTGAAAGGGGTACTGGGGAACAGCGTTTCTCTCGAAGTTGAGAGCTTCGAAGCATCATTGCTGGAAGCTCCTTCCTTTACCAAACCGGTGAATTATGAGAATAATGAAGTTGTTTCAGAGTTCTTAAAGGGTAATCATAGTAAAATCACGGACTTAAAAAGAGGGTTGGCTTTGTGCAAAACAAAGTTCTTTCGACCAGACTTATACAAAAAGAAGGTATAA
- a CDS encoding VF530 family DNA-binding protein codes for MEKNEHRNNPLHGINLKHIVNELVEEFGWDELAERINIRCFKHDPSINSCLKFLRRTPWARTKVENLYLRTIAK; via the coding sequence ATGGAAAAAAATGAACACAGGAACAATCCGCTGCACGGTATCAACCTCAAACATATAGTGAACGAACTGGTAGAGGAGTTCGGCTGGGATGAGCTGGCGGAACGAATCAATATTCGCTGTTTCAAACATGACCCCTCCATTAACTCCTGCCTGAAGTTTCTCCGCAGAACACCCTGGGCACGTACCAAGGTTGAAAACCTCTATCTTAGAACGATCGCGAAATAG
- the rplS gene encoding 50S ribosomal protein L19 — protein sequence MRNKYIESFEKAQLENRNIPEFRAGDTVRVAVRIKEGSKERVQNFEGLCIAIRGQGTGRTFMVRKMGANSVGVERIFPLYSDSIESIEVLRKGRVRRAKLFYLRELKGKAARIKELRRK from the coding sequence ATGAGAAACAAATACATTGAAAGCTTTGAAAAAGCACAATTGGAAAACAGAAATATTCCCGAATTCAGAGCGGGTGACACTGTAAGAGTGGCAGTAAGAATCAAAGAAGGTTCCAAAGAAAGAGTACAGAACTTTGAAGGTCTTTGTATCGCGATCAGAGGTCAGGGTACAGGCAGAACTTTCATGGTAAGAAAGATGGGAGCGAACTCTGTAGGCGTAGAGAGAATCTTCCCGCTTTACTCTGACAGCATCGAGAGTATCGAAGTACTCAGAAAAGGTAGAGTAAGAAGAGCGAAACTGTTCTATCTTAGAGAGCTTAAGGGTAAGGCTGCAAGAATCAAAGAACTTCGAAGAAAATAG
- a CDS encoding Hsp20/alpha crystallin family protein: protein MDVVKTAKDVANTVEEKVEHGLEVAKESFANVASHLPFANLAKKGSDAFRIEIDLPGVDKKDIELKVEDNILTVKATRKMKNEVKKEDYYLCESNFGLISRSFVLPEGIDKDTVDAKFEDGRLYITLEKEESRKAKSISVK, encoded by the coding sequence ATGGATGTAGTAAAAACAGCAAAAGATGTAGCCAATACAGTCGAAGAGAAAGTGGAACATGGACTTGAAGTTGCGAAGGAGAGTTTTGCCAATGTGGCCAGCCATCTTCCTTTTGCCAACCTTGCCAAAAAGGGGAGTGACGCTTTCCGTATTGAGATTGATCTTCCCGGGGTTGACAAGAAGGATATCGAGCTGAAAGTGGAAGACAATATACTGACGGTCAAGGCGACGCGCAAAATGAAGAATGAAGTGAAGAAAGAGGATTATTATCTCTGTGAGAGCAATTTCGGCCTTATCTCACGTTCGTTCGTATTGCCAGAAGGCATCGACAAAGACACAGTGGATGCTAAATTTGAAGATGGAAGGCTCTACATCACTCTCGAAAAAGAGGAATCCAGAAAAGCGAAAAGCATTAGCGTAAAGTGA
- a CDS encoding Crp/Fnr family transcriptional regulator: MSQYTLLPFSGLDEMTVSEISRHTRRIMFKKGETLFTQGELIRYFYVVIRGKIKSYQLNLNNAKEQTIFIFREGDMFDTIVLLDGKEHDVMYEALEESEVLQMPIEFVRELISTNKEFNSKFFPYLARQMRQMEELATDLSLFSTSERLIKLLLQNLDPNNLMKYNLIQGLSHTEIAKLIGTVRHVVERHLKALKADGTIETKNKNIQIVDTRKLLDKINLF, translated from the coding sequence ATGTCACAATATACGTTGCTTCCTTTTTCCGGTCTGGACGAGATGACCGTCAGTGAGATCAGCCGTCATACCAGACGCATCATGTTCAAAAAAGGTGAAACACTTTTTACGCAGGGTGAACTGATACGCTATTTCTACGTTGTGATCCGGGGGAAGATCAAGAGCTACCAGCTGAATCTGAACAATGCCAAAGAGCAGACGATCTTTATTTTTCGGGAAGGCGATATGTTCGATACGATCGTGCTGCTTGACGGCAAGGAACATGATGTGATGTATGAGGCGCTTGAAGAAAGTGAAGTGCTGCAGATGCCTATAGAATTCGTCAGGGAGCTTATCTCTACCAACAAAGAGTTCAACAGCAAATTCTTTCCCTATCTGGCCCGCCAGATGCGCCAGATGGAAGAGTTGGCAACGGATCTCTCCTTATTCAGTACCTCAGAGCGGCTTATCAAACTGCTTCTTCAAAACCTTGATCCAAACAATCTGATGAAATATAATCTCATACAGGGCCTTTCCCATACGGAGATCGCCAAACTCATCGGTACGGTACGTCATGTGGTCGAACGCCATCTAAAAGCGCTGAAAGCTGATGGTACCATCGAGACAAAGAACAAGAACATACAGATCGTCGATACGAGAAAACTACTCGATAAGATCAATCTCTTTTAA
- the rpsP gene encoding 30S ribosomal protein S16 → MTMIRMTRMGRKKKPFYRIVVTDSRKRRDGGWIEAIGHYNPVSENKELTLDEERLNYWLSVGAQMSPTVKRLAGKK, encoded by the coding sequence ATGACAATGATCAGAATGACAAGAATGGGTAGAAAAAAGAAGCCGTTTTACAGAATCGTAGTAACAGACAGCAGAAAGAGAAGAGACGGTGGCTGGATCGAAGCGATCGGTCACTACAACCCGGTATCTGAAAACAAAGAGCTTACGCTTGATGAAGAGAGACTGAACTATTGGCTTTCTGTCGGTGCACAGATGAGTCCGACTGTCAAAAGACTAGCAGGTAAAAAATAG
- the rimM gene encoding ribosome maturation factor RimM (Essential for efficient processing of 16S rRNA) → MQKQINEKFFIAQIGRTVGLWGDLKLHLHTDFPEQFKVGNSYQSNRGELTISDINFKRGTIRFQGYESIDTAKKLTNTKLYADEAQTKELCPLEEGQHFWFDVIGCTVKQNDEVLGVVDDIQRLADVDYLSIKTDKALVDAGLPKNFLVPYIDRYMINTDEKSKIVHVKDAKDILEAS, encoded by the coding sequence ATGCAAAAACAAATCAATGAAAAATTTTTTATCGCTCAGATCGGGCGAACTGTAGGGCTCTGGGGTGATCTGAAACTCCATCTTCATACTGATTTTCCCGAACAGTTCAAAGTGGGGAACAGCTATCAGAGCAACCGCGGCGAACTGACGATATCCGATATCAACTTCAAACGCGGGACCATCCGTTTTCAGGGGTATGAAAGTATTGATACGGCTAAAAAACTGACCAATACAAAGCTCTATGCCGATGAAGCACAGACCAAGGAACTATGTCCACTTGAAGAGGGCCAGCACTTTTGGTTCGATGTGATCGGATGTACGGTAAAGCAGAATGATGAGGTACTGGGTGTGGTGGATGACATACAGCGTCTGGCAGATGTCGACTATCTTTCCATCAAAACTGATAAGGCTTTGGTTGATGCAGGTCTTCCCAAGAATTTCCTTGTACCCTATATTGACCGTTATATGATCAATACAGATGAAAAAAGTAAGATCGTTCATGTCAAAGATGCGAAAGACATTTTGGAAGCAAGTTGA
- a CDS encoding KH domain-containing protein, with protein MVRDFLLSYCRLLVNNPEDISLEIMEVDEGFDEITIFANSEDVGKLIGKEGRMINSIKTVISGCKAKGGKNYRVNVKAAG; from the coding sequence ATGGTCAGAGACTTCCTTCTTTCCTACTGTCGGCTACTTGTGAATAATCCAGAGGATATTTCTCTGGAGATCATGGAAGTGGATGAGGGATTCGATGAGATTACGATCTTTGCCAACAGTGAAGATGTAGGCAAACTCATCGGTAAAGAGGGAAGAATGATTAATTCTATCAAAACAGTCATCTCCGGCTGTAAAGCAAAAGGCGGTAAGAATTACCGTGTCAATGTCAAAGCGGCAGGCTGA
- a CDS encoding Hsp20/alpha crystallin family protein: MLVTKYNPYNEVKKSFDLFNSLMQNLDVTREEGAIASFVPRVNTREGEDAYHVEIDLPGIKKEDIEITTEDNILTISGERKMKDEVKEEDYYKVESAYGKFSRSFTLPEKVDVENIHAESRDGVLEVVIPKLKEEEKKPKKIEIK; the protein is encoded by the coding sequence ATGTTAGTAACAAAATATAACCCATATAACGAAGTGAAAAAAAGTTTCGACTTGTTCAATTCATTGATGCAGAATTTGGATGTGACAAGAGAGGAGGGTGCCATTGCCTCTTTTGTACCAAGAGTAAATACAAGAGAAGGTGAGGATGCCTACCATGTAGAGATTGATCTTCCGGGTATCAAGAAGGAGGATATTGAGATCACTACAGAAGACAATATCCTGACTATCTCCGGTGAGAGAAAAATGAAAGATGAGGTCAAAGAAGAAGACTACTATAAAGTAGAGAGTGCCTACGGAAAATTTTCAAGAAGTTTCACCCTTCCTGAGAAAGTAGATGTAGAGAACATTCATGCGGAGTCCAGGGACGGTGTGCTTGAAGTGGTCATTCCCAAACTCAAAGAAGAAGAGAAAAAACCTAAAAAAATAGAGATCAAGTAA